The genomic stretch CACTTATATTTTAGAGGATTAATAAAAGCCTCTTTTCTCCCGGTCAATATTTTGTGAGTGTAACATTGATGCGACACATCAAAAACAATCTTGTCAGTAGGCGAGTTAAAAACATAGTGCAGAGCAATAGTCATCTCAACCATACCAAGGTTAGGACCGCAGTGACCGCCATTAACACTAAGTTTCTTAATTAAACACTCTCTAATATCACTACTTAAAATATTAAGTTCATCAGTCGAAAACTTTTTAACATCGGCAGGAGAATTTACGCTATTCAATAACATATCAATCATTAATTTTAAACGCCAATGGCAATTAAATTACTATTATTGCAAATTTAAGAAAAATATCAATCTAACAATTAAATAACCTTATATAAAAATAAATATTCCGAAATCATTTTATAAGATGCTCAAATATACGTGTAAGCGAGCAAGAAATATCAAGTTTACTTGAATATTTATTACAGCGAGCGCAAGTATATTCGAGATTTATCTCAAATAAAAGGAGTAAGCGAGCAAGAAATATCAAGTTTACTTGAATATTTTTTACAGCGAGCGAAAGTATATTCGAGATTATCACAAATTCAAGAAAAATATCAATCTAACAATTAAATAACCTTATATAAAAATAAATATTCCGAAATCATTTTATAGGATGCTCAAATATTCGTAACTTTGCATAGTAATATAACAAACAAATATGTCAGAAAAAATATTAAAAATAGGATTGGTACAACAATCAATAGTTGCCGATAAAGAGATAAATCGCAAGAGACTATCTGAGAATATAAAAAAATGTGCAGCCGAAGGAGCAGAATTAGTAGTTTTGCAAGAGTTGCACGATACACTATATTTTTGTCAAGTAGAGAATACCGAAAACTTCTCTTTAGCAGAGCCATTTCCAGGCGAAGCAATCCCCTTTTATAGTTCAATAGCAAAGGAGTGTGGTATAGTATTAGTAACATCGCTATTTGAGAAGCGAGCAGCAGGATTGTATCATAACACCGCAGTAGTATTTGAGAAAGATGGCTCAATAGCAGGTAAATACCGAAAAATGCACATACCCGATGATCCAGCATATTACGAAAAATTTTATTTCACACCGGGCGATATGGGCTTTAATCCAATCCAGACATCAGTTGGTAAACTTGGATTATTGGTATGTTGGGATCAATGGTACCCCGAAGCAGCTCGATTAATGGCACTTGCAGGAGCAGATATGTTGATATATCCCACAGCCATAGGTTGGGAGAGTACCGACACCCCAGAGGAGAAATCACGTCAACGCGAGGCGTGGATAACCGTACAACGAGGTCATGCTGTAGCAAACGGACTTCCAGTAATCTCAGTTAATAGAGTAGGATATGAGCCTGATCCATCAGGAGTAACAAACGGAATAACATTCTGGGGAAGTAGTTTTGTGGCAGGACCACAAGGCGAGTTTCTATATCAAGCACCAACAGATGCCGAGGAGAATAAAGTCATTGAAATAGATATGCAACGCACCGAAAATGTACGCCGTTGGTGGCCATTCCTTCGCGATCGCAGAATAGATGCATACGGAGATATACTAAAACGATTTAGAGATTAATATTAAGCAAGAATAATGAAAAGAGAGATAACAAATAATGTATATTATGTAGGAGTAAACGATAATACCACAACCCTATTTGAACGATTGTGGCCATTACCCTACGGAGTAAGTTATAATGCATATTTAATAAAAGATAAGTCAAATGTACTTATAGATACAGTAGAATACTCATATAACGATATATTTTTCTCACAAATTGAGGAGGTAATATCGGGAGAGAAGATAGACTATGTAGTAGTAAATCACATGGAACCCGATCACTCTTCATCGTTACTTAAGTTAATAGAAAAATACCCCGATATTCAAGTCATAGGTAATAAAAAAACATTAGGAATGTTAGAGGGATTTTACGGAATAACCAAGAACGTAAAAGAGATAACCGATGGAGAGAAGTTAAATATAGGAGATAAAACCCTATCATTCTATTTAACACCAATGGTACATTGGCCCGAAACAATGATGACCTACATCGATGAAGAAGGAGTTCTATTCTCAGGAGATGCCTTTGGAGCCTTTGGATCCTTGAATCAAGATGTAATGGATGAGTCTGCCGATATGTCAATCTTTACAGATGAGATGTATCGTTACTATTCAAACATAGTTGGAAAATATGGCGGTCCAGTAGAGAAGGCAATCGAAAAACTATCAACATTACCCATTAACTATATCTGTTCAACTCATGGACCGGTATGGAATAAATACCTACCTCAAGTTGTAGAACAATATCATCGTATGGCTCGTTACGAAGGCGAGGAGGGAGTAGTTATAGCATACGGAAGTATGTATGGTCACACCGCAGACGTTGCAAAAGCAATATACAAATCACTTGTAGAGGCAGGAGTAAAGAACGTTGTAATTCACGACCTATCAGAAGTTGATGCTTCGTATGTGTTACGTGATATATTCAAGTACAACACACTTATATTAGGCTCTCCCACATATAATTCAGAATTATTTCCCAAAGTAGCCGATTTATGTGTTAAGATAGAGGGCAGAATGATAAAGAATAAGACCTTTGCATGCTTTGGTTCATACTCATGGGCAGGAGCAGCAGTTAAACGCTTAACAGCATTTGCCGAAACAATGAAGTGGCAAATCATAGAGCCTAAAATTGAGATAAAACAAGCAGGCTTAGATGTAGATGTAAACGCACTTAGCAAACAACTTGCTGAGAATATTAAAGCAGTTGTTAGTTGTTAGTTGTTGGTTGTTAGTTGAGAAGCATTCGCTTCTCAAGCCTGCTCTCGCTCGTCAGAGTTCAAGTAAATTTGAATCTGCTCTCTCTTACTCGCAGTTTTATCAGTTGTCGGCTAAAGCACTCCCTCGTCGCACAGGGCACTGATTTCCTCCGTCGCATAGGAGTTAATACCTCCGTCGTGCAGAGCACTGCACTCCCCATTTTTAGGCACAAATTGACATTTAGTCAATTTTAATTACTTTGTAATTACCTTAAAATGCCCTTTGGGTTGTTGTTAGGATTATTAATCAAATTAGCCTTATAAGAGAACGGAGTTTCACCTCAAGATGCAACTCCGTTTAAACTAAAAACTAATGTGCAAAGCACCGTACAACTAAAAACTAACAACTATTTAACCCTATCATACAACTTTTGCAATATGGCTTTACCCTGTTGCAAAAGTTTTTCACTATCTGCACCTTCCATAGTAGTAGCACTATTAGCATCACAATCAAAAACAACAAAGGTACTATCGTTAGTCATAGCAAAACCATTCGTAAAAGTCCAGTAAGCAAAATTAGAGAGAGAAGTATCAGCAATATTTCTACTATATCTAAAATCGCTATAATCAACCCCTAATTGAGATAGAAGAGTCGAAGCCATATCCGATTGAGAAGCATACTCATCAATATTTATATGACCTTTTATAGCACCACCGCACCACACCATAGGAATTGAGTGGCTATCTTTACCTCTCTCATTATAATCTAACAGATAACTGACACCATGATCAGGCACAAGAACAAATAGAGTATTATCCCAAACGAGGCTCTTTTTAATTTCATCAATAAAAACACCTAAACAACTGTCGGTGTATGCAACAGAGTTCAGATATCTGTTCTCAAACTTATTAAAAGGCACCTCAAAAGGCTCGTGACTACTCAATGTTAAAAACACTTTTAAGAAAGGCTTATCGCTCTTATAACTTAAAATATCATTTTTAAGATAATCAAAAGTAATATGGTCGTTGGCACCCCATTTCGATTCCAATTTGCTAACGTTCAACTCCACATCGGTAACAAACTCATCAGTACCTCCGGTTGCAAAGAACTGACGCATATTAGTAAAATTAGCATCGCCACCATACAAAAACGAAGTGTTATATCCTTGCACCTTAATAGCATTAATTAACGATGGGAAATTAACCATTTTCTCAGGATACTTCATTAACGAAACAGTAGGCAAAGCAGGAAAACCATCAACTAACGAATAAAGACCTCTGTCAGTTCTAAAACTGTTAGCATATAAATTATTAAAAGCAATACCCTCATTCATTAGTTTAAGTAAGTTTGGAGCAATCACATTCCCATTATTAATTAAAGCACCCTTTGAGAAACTCTCCAAAAACAGTAATACAATATTAGGCTTTCTATTCTTTAACCAACACTCATCATCACTTGGAATAAAAACCCTTTCAGGATACAGTTCGTTAAAAATATCATCCGCCATTTGTCCATCCATAAACCTTGCGTAATCAGCAAAATCATTCTCTTTAGTCAGCGAGTATAAAAAACTGAAAACAGGATTAATCGCAGCGTGGTTATACTTAACCTCAGTAGAGTAATATGCTCTTCCCACATTCATAGTTGAAGGGCCAATACCACCTCTAATACCAATAAAAGCAAATCCGCCTGTTAAAATAAAAACAGCAGCACATAATATCTTATTATTGCAACAACGCAAATTGTTACACTTCTTAGTAAAATATCGTAAGGGTAAATATAAAATAAAGAAGGTAGCGATAATAACTAAAAAGAAAATTACCACCTCCCAGACATTAACACTTGCAAAAGCCTCCGAAGGATTACTCAAGTAGAACAGTGGAGTAGAATCAATCTTAAACCCCCAGTAAGAGTATAAGCCCAAATCGCTAATACAAATAATAGATACTAAAGCAGAAATAATACCCAAATAAATATAATTAGCAATTTTAAACCATTTACCAGAGAAGAAAACACTAAAAATTAAAAAAATAATAATGGGAGAGATAATATACGAAGCAACCGAAACATCCATCTCCAAGCCATGCTTAATAATATTAAACCATTCACTGATAGGAGTTTCGCCATAAAGATTAAAATGTTTAAACATAAAAATAGGTTTAAGCAATACAAAAAAAGCAATAAACCAAATGTAAACCTTTATTAAAAAACACAATCTCTCTTTCATTCTTAAATCAAATTTTATAACTTTGCACAACACTATGCAAAAGTATAAAATAAAACCTTAAAATCAATAACTATTGTTACACTCTAAAAGAGAGGGAAATATGAAACAATTAATTACAATCTTAGCATTAATCACAACAATCACAATGAGCAGTTGCAGACAAAATCCGTTATTATCAGAGTTTGATGGTCCATTCGGAACAGCACCATTCGACAAAATTGAGTTGGCAGATTACAAACCAGCCATGATAGAGGGAATAAAACAACATCAGCAAGAAGTTGATGCAATAATAAACAATCCCGAAGCACCAACTTTCGAAAACACAATCGAAGCATACGAAGCATCAGGATTACTATTAAACCGAGTAACAAACATATTCTTTAACCTCTTGTCAGCCGATGGCGATGAAGCAATGATGAATCTCTCACAAGAGTTGATGCCAATGCTAACAGAGCATACAAACAACCTAACTCTTAACGAAAAACTATTTGAGAGAATAAAAGCAGTATATGAGACAAGAGAAACATTAGACTTAACACGCGAGCAATTAACACTCCTCGAAGATACATACAAATCAATGGTTCGCAATGGAGCAAACCTACAAGGCGAGGAGAAAGAGCAATACCGCCGTTTAACATCAAAACTCGATAGTCTATCACTAACCTTCGGACAAAATCAAATAAAATCGACCAACGCATTTGAGATGATTTTGACAACCGAAGAAGAACTTGCAGGCCTACCCGAAGGAGCAAGAGAAGCAGCAAAAATGCGTGCCGAAGCAAAAGGCAAAGAAGGTTATCTATTTAATGTATCATACCCCTCATTCTTCCCATTTATGAAGTATGCACAAAACCGTGAGTTACGCGAGAAATTATACCGAGCATATAACTCAGTAGCATTAGGCGGAGAGTATGACAACACACAAAACATATTAGAGCAAGTAACAGCACGAAAAGAGTTAGCAAATCTATTAGGATATAAAGATTGGGCAACATACGTACTTGACAACCGTATGGCAAAAACCCCCGAAGCAGTATATAACCTATTAGATAACCTGTTGGAGGCATACACCCCTGCAGCAAAAGAAGACGTAAAAAGAATTAAGAACTTTGCAAAAGAGGTAGAAGGAAAAGAAGTAGAACTAATGCCATGGGATTGGTCATACTATTCAAACCTATACAAAACCAAGAACTACGATTTGAATGATGAGATGCTAAAACCCTACTTCGATTTAGAGAAAGTAAAAAAAGGAGTATTTGGATTAGCAACAACACTATATGGATTACAGTTTGAGAAGAGAACCGATATAGCAGTATATAACGAGGAGGTAGAGGTATTCAAAGTAACCGATGCAGAAGGAAACTATATGGGAATACTCTATACCGATTTCTTCCCACGCGAAACAAAACAACAAGGAGCATGGAAAACCGATTTCAAAAAACAATGGGTTGAAAAAGATGGAACAGACAGCCGTCCACACATACTACTTGTAATGAACTTTACCAAACCAACAAAAGACAAACCAGCACTATTAACATTCGAGGAGGTAGGAACATTCCTACATGAGTTCGGACACTCACTACATGGAATGTTAACAAAATGTCACTATGCAGCAGTATCAGGAACATCAGTATATCGCGACTTTGTAGAGTTACCCTCACAAATAATGGAGAACTGGTTAAGCGAAAAAGAGTTCTTAGACACATTTGCAGAACACTACCAAACAGGCGAGAAGATACCAGCCGAGTTAATAGAAAAAGTAGAAGCAACAAAACAATTCAACGCAGCATACGCATGCCTACGTCAATTATCATTAGGCTATTTAGATATGGGATGGCATACACTACAAGGCGAGATACCAACCGATATGTTAAAACAAGAGTATTCATCAATGGCAAAAGCAACACTATTACCGGTGCCAGAAGGAACAAATATGAGTACACACTTCGGACACATATTTGACGGAGGATATTCAGCAGGATACTACGGATACAAATGGGCAGAAGTATTAGATGCCGATGCATTTGCACTATTCAAACAAAACGGAATCTTTGATAAAGAAACTGCCGATTCATTCCGCAAGAACATCCTTGAAAAAGGAGGCTCAGAAGAACCAATGAAACTCTACATCGATTTTATGGGACGTGAGCCAAGTATCGAAGCAATAATGAAACGAGACGGAATAAAGTAGTTTTTAGTTGTTAGTTGTCGGCACAAGTACCGCCCCTTCGGGGTAGTTGTTAGAATAACATAAATCACTTATAATTTGCAAAAGGTTGTAACAACGTTACAACCTTTTGTTGTATTATCCCTGATTTTGGTTGTTTTTTCGGACGTACCATGGTACGTCCCGACATTAAGACGTTTATAATCAGATAAATTGAGGGGTAGAATTCTGTAACCAAGCAAGTAGGGACACACGATCGTGTGTCCGTCAAAAAAAATGCTCTGTCCGCAGTTATTAGTTTTTAGTTGTACGGTACTACACACCTTAGTTTTAGAAACTAATATTAATATTATAACAAAAAGGCTGTAACGTAATACTACGCGTTACAACCTTTTGTTTGTTTAATGTAAAACCCAAACTCTTCCCCTCATGTAGGGGAAGTACCCGTAGGGGGTAGGGGTATTAATTGTTAGTTTTTAGTTGTGGCGCTACGCACACCTTAGTCGTTAGCTAAAACGGAGTTGCACACTTGAAGTGCATCTCCTTCTCTTATTAGACTAACAACTCAGATCTAACAACTTTTTCAAATTATAAACATTTGTTAAATAAAACAAAAATAACTACATTTGCATTGTGATGTGATAATTACAATTTTATGTATATAAATTCCTTGAATATAAAAGAAAAGTGTAAAAAGATTACCAATAATTTGGAAATCTCAAATGTTTGTATAAACACACACACACACAATTTCCCCTATACAATATAATAATATCGCAAATAGTACACCTTAGTGCTGTTTCAGAAATTGTAAGTCGCAATCTCCGTTGTGGCTTAATACTTTATTGTTTTTACTCAAATAAAAATCATTAAATCATAAAATAAAACCATTATGAAACAGTTAAAACACCTCAAGACCTTAATGATGGTAATTATATTATCATTATTGACAACAGTAGCCATATCGTGTGCAGAAGAAAAGGAAGGTTCAAAAGACTCAGGACCAGTAACCTGTAGAGTATCTGTATCAAGTGGAGAAGGTGGAACGGCAGAGACAACAGAAACAGAAGTTATGCAAGGTTGGGAAGTAACCCTTACAGCCAAGCCCGAAGAAACTTATCGCTTTGTAAACTGGACAGTTAATAATAAAGAAGTATCCCGAGAAAATCCTTATATCGCAATAGTAAATACATCAACACAATTCAAAGCAAACTTTGAAAAAGATAACTATGCATTAAAAGTAACAGCAGGCGAAGGAGGTTCGGTTAAATCAACTTCTGAAGGAGAACTTCTAAAGGGAACAAAAGTAACTCTAACTGCCACACCAAACGAAGGCTATAGCTTTGTTAACTGGACGCTTAATGGAGAAGTAGTATCAACGAAGAATATATATACAATAACTATTACCTCAGATGTAGAATATATTGCAAATTTTATAAGTTATAATGTAACAGTAGAATCAGGAGAAGGCGGAACAGCCAAAACAGATAAAATGCAAGTAGCAACCAATGGTAAAGTAACACTTACAGCTATCTCCCAAGAGGGTTACGTTTTTGAAAGTTGGACAGTAAATGAGAAGGTAGTTTCAACGGCGAATCCATACATGGCGACAATAACAGCCGATACAAAATTCAAAGCCAATTTTGTGACACTCCATAATGTAACCATAACAGCAAGTGAAGGTGGAACCGCCAAATCAAATAAAACCCAAGTGGGTCATAATGGACAAGTAACCCTCACTGCTACCCCTAATGAAGGTTGTCGCTTTGTCAATTGGACAGTGGAAGGGAAAGAGGTCTCAACCCAAAATCCCTACACCACCACAATAACCGAAGATATAGAGATAAAAGCCAACTTTAAAGATAAATATAACGGACATGGATATGTTGACCTTGGCTTATCGGTAAAATGGGCAACCTGTAATGTGGGTGCAGAATCTCCAGAAGATTATGGTGATTACTATGCATGGGGCGAGACAACAACAAAGAGCAGTTATACATCAAGTAATTATACTTACTCTTCAAATCCCACAAGTTTGCCATTATCCGCTGATGCAGCACGAGTAAATTGGGGAGGCAGTTGGCGCATGCCCACAATATACGAGCAAGAAGAGTTAATAAATACAAATAACTGCACATGGACATGGACAACTCAAAACGGAGTAAACGGGTATAAAGTAACAAGTAAGAAGAACGGCAACAGTATTTTTCTCCCTGCGGCAGGCTATCTCAGCGGTAGCAATCTTAGCAGTGCGGGCAGTTACGGCGCCTACAGGTCGAGTTCGCTCTTTACGTACAACGGCGGCGCTTGCTACTTGTCCTTCAATTCGAGCTCTGTGAGCTGGAACATCTACAACCGTTCCTACGGGCGATCTGTCCGTGCGGTTTGCCCATAAATTTAAACGCTTGCGTTTAAATTTAGTTAACAAACATTCGTTTGTTGAATCTGCTCACGCTCGGCAGAGTCTACGCAAGCATAACTCTGCACTTGCTTACTCGCAGATTTGTTAGTTTTCGGTTTCGTTAACTTAACCGCCCTACGGGTAGTTTTTAGAATAACACACAATAATAA from Bacteroidales bacterium encodes the following:
- a CDS encoding FprA family A-type flavoprotein, encoding MKREITNNVYYVGVNDNTTTLFERLWPLPYGVSYNAYLIKDKSNVLIDTVEYSYNDIFFSQIEEVISGEKIDYVVVNHMEPDHSSSLLKLIEKYPDIQVIGNKKTLGMLEGFYGITKNVKEITDGEKLNIGDKTLSFYLTPMVHWPETMMTYIDEEGVLFSGDAFGAFGSLNQDVMDESADMSIFTDEMYRYYSNIVGKYGGPVEKAIEKLSTLPINYICSTHGPVWNKYLPQVVEQYHRMARYEGEEGVVIAYGSMYGHTADVAKAIYKSLVEAGVKNVVIHDLSEVDASYVLRDIFKYNTLILGSPTYNSELFPKVADLCVKIEGRMIKNKTFACFGSYSWAGAAVKRLTAFAETMKWQIIEPKIEIKQAGLDVDVNALSKQLAENIKAVVSC
- a CDS encoding InlB B-repeat-containing protein; translated protein: MKQLKHLKTLMMVIILSLLTTVAISCAEEKEGSKDSGPVTCRVSVSSGEGGTAETTETEVMQGWEVTLTAKPEETYRFVNWTVNNKEVSRENPYIAIVNTSTQFKANFEKDNYALKVTAGEGGSVKSTSEGELLKGTKVTLTATPNEGYSFVNWTLNGEVVSTKNIYTITITSDVEYIANFISYNVTVESGEGGTAKTDKMQVATNGKVTLTAISQEGYVFESWTVNEKVVSTANPYMATITADTKFKANFVTLHNVTITASEGGTAKSNKTQVGHNGQVTLTATPNEGCRFVNWTVEGKEVSTQNPYTTTITEDIEIKANFKDKYNGHGYVDLGLSVKWATCNVGAESPEDYGDYYAWGETTTKSSYTSSNYTYSSNPTSLPLSADAARVNWGGSWRMPTIYEQEELINTNNCTWTWTTQNGVNGYKVTSKKNGNSIFLPAAGYLSGSNLSSAGSYGAYRSSSLFTYNGGACYLSFNSSSVSWNIYNRSYGRSVRAVCP
- a CDS encoding M3 family metallopeptidase, with the translated sequence MKQLITILALITTITMSSCRQNPLLSEFDGPFGTAPFDKIELADYKPAMIEGIKQHQQEVDAIINNPEAPTFENTIEAYEASGLLLNRVTNIFFNLLSADGDEAMMNLSQELMPMLTEHTNNLTLNEKLFERIKAVYETRETLDLTREQLTLLEDTYKSMVRNGANLQGEEKEQYRRLTSKLDSLSLTFGQNQIKSTNAFEMILTTEEELAGLPEGAREAAKMRAEAKGKEGYLFNVSYPSFFPFMKYAQNRELREKLYRAYNSVALGGEYDNTQNILEQVTARKELANLLGYKDWATYVLDNRMAKTPEAVYNLLDNLLEAYTPAAKEDVKRIKNFAKEVEGKEVELMPWDWSYYSNLYKTKNYDLNDEMLKPYFDLEKVKKGVFGLATTLYGLQFEKRTDIAVYNEEVEVFKVTDAEGNYMGILYTDFFPRETKQQGAWKTDFKKQWVEKDGTDSRPHILLVMNFTKPTKDKPALLTFEEVGTFLHEFGHSLHGMLTKCHYAAVSGTSVYRDFVELPSQIMENWLSEKEFLDTFAEHYQTGEKIPAELIEKVEATKQFNAAYACLRQLSLGYLDMGWHTLQGEIPTDMLKQEYSSMAKATLLPVPEGTNMSTHFGHIFDGGYSAGYYGYKWAEVLDADAFALFKQNGIFDKETADSFRKNILEKGGSEEPMKLYIDFMGREPSIEAIMKRDGIK
- a CDS encoding carbon-nitrogen hydrolase, which gives rise to MSEKILKIGLVQQSIVADKEINRKRLSENIKKCAAEGAELVVLQELHDTLYFCQVENTENFSLAEPFPGEAIPFYSSIAKECGIVLVTSLFEKRAAGLYHNTAVVFEKDGSIAGKYRKMHIPDDPAYYEKFYFTPGDMGFNPIQTSVGKLGLLVCWDQWYPEAARLMALAGADMLIYPTAIGWESTDTPEEKSRQREAWITVQRGHAVANGLPVISVNRVGYEPDPSGVTNGITFWGSSFVAGPQGEFLYQAPTDAEENKVIEIDMQRTENVRRWWPFLRDRRIDAYGDILKRFRD
- a CDS encoding LTA synthase family protein, with product MFKHFNLYGETPISEWFNIIKHGLEMDVSVASYIISPIIIFLIFSVFFSGKWFKIANYIYLGIISALVSIICISDLGLYSYWGFKIDSTPLFYLSNPSEAFASVNVWEVVIFFLVIIATFFILYLPLRYFTKKCNNLRCCNNKILCAAVFILTGGFAFIGIRGGIGPSTMNVGRAYYSTEVKYNHAAINPVFSFLYSLTKENDFADYARFMDGQMADDIFNELYPERVFIPSDDECWLKNRKPNIVLLFLESFSKGALINNGNVIAPNLLKLMNEGIAFNNLYANSFRTDRGLYSLVDGFPALPTVSLMKYPEKMVNFPSLINAIKVQGYNTSFLYGGDANFTNMRQFFATGGTDEFVTDVELNVSKLESKWGANDHITFDYLKNDILSYKSDKPFLKVFLTLSSHEPFEVPFNKFENRYLNSVAYTDSCLGVFIDEIKKSLVWDNTLFVLVPDHGVSYLLDYNERGKDSHSIPMVWCGGAIKGHINIDEYASQSDMASTLLSQLGVDYSDFRYSRNIADTSLSNFAYWTFTNGFAMTNDSTFVVFDCDANSATTMEGADSEKLLQQGKAILQKLYDRVK